A stretch of DNA from Oculatellaceae cyanobacterium:
CGTAGCGTCTCGGAACGAGAATCGCGCAATCCTGTAGTTATGGCGACGCGCATTGAACCAGAAGTTTACAGCGAATTGCAACTCAAAATCCCCGATCTTAAATATTATCCTAGCGCCCGTATTTGCGCCCTTGTACCCACTGAACTAGAACCACAATATCCAGGTACAGTTAGCATCCTTTCGGCAGGTACAGCTGATCTACCAGTAGCAGAAGAAGCCGCCATCACCGCAGAATTATGCGGATTTAAGGTAAAACGCCTTTGGGATGTTGGCGTTGCGGGTATCCATAGATTACTAAGTAACCGTCATGTTTTGACTGAAGCTAATGTATTAATCGTCGTAGCTGGGATGGAAGGAGCATTACCCAGTGTAGTAGCTGGATTAGCTGATTGTCCTGTAATTGCCGTCCCTACAAGCATTGGATATGGCGCAAGTTTTAGCGGTTTGGCTCCACTATTGACAATGCTCAACTCTTGTGCTGCGGGAGTAGGTGTTGTGAATATTGATAATGGTTTTGGTGCTGCGATTCTAGCGGGGCAAATTATGCGGGCTGCTTACAAACTAAAGAATTCAGAATTTACACCAGATTAATGATGGGATGGTTCGTTAAATATAGCAACTGCCACGGTTATGACATTAATCATTGTAGAGACGTTGTATACAACATCTCTACATTTGCATGAAAAGAGATATTTTTTGAGAAAATACAAATTTGATCAACAATGAGCCATGTAGTGATAGATAAAATCACGATGCAACAAACTAGCTATTAGTCTCTATCTTCCAAAATTGTAGGTTGATCCAACACAGTAGATGCGCTTTCACCCTCACCTAAACCAATAGCTCCATCTAAGTTAGCGCTACTAATCTGATTACTGCTTAAATTTGTGCCTCTCAAATTAGCTTGGGCAAAAACAGCATTACTTAAGTCAGCCCCTAGTAAATTGGCATTATTAAGCTCCGCACTATTCAGTTGAGCTTCACTGAGATTAGCATTGCTTAAATCAGCTATATGCAACTCACTACCGCTCAAATTAGCACCAGTCAAGTTAGCATTACTTAAATTAGCTAGATGTAAATAAGCGTCATTGATGTTAGTTTGGCTAAGATCAGCATGACTTAAATCAGCCGATATCATAGTTGCACCTTCTAAATGAGCATTACTTAATTTAGCTGCAATCAAATTGATCCTACTCAAGTCAGCACCTAACAAGTAAGCACCGCTTAAATCAGCCTCGCTCAAGTTAGCTTCCCTAAGATCAACGCCCAGCATATCTGTATCTCTGAGGTTAGCTTTAATCAAGTTAGAGCTATTCAAATTTGCATCTATCAAGTCAGCACGACTCA
This window harbors:
- the larB gene encoding nickel pincer cofactor biosynthesis protein LarB, translating into MTQPEALQFLLESVAAGEVSPAAALEKLKNFDFEAVDNFAKIDHHRTLRTGFPEVIWGQGKTTNQIAQIIEVMRSRSVSERESRNPVVMATRIEPEVYSELQLKIPDLKYYPSARICALVPTELEPQYPGTVSILSAGTADLPVAEEAAITAELCGFKVKRLWDVGVAGIHRLLSNRHVLTEANVLIVVAGMEGALPSVVAGLADCPVIAVPTSIGYGASFSGLAPLLTMLNSCAAGVGVVNIDNGFGAAILAGQIMRAAYKLKNSEFTPD
- a CDS encoding pentapeptide repeat-containing protein, producing the protein MKSSILATLALFSSISLAMPAQAANSEHISQLLQTKQCPNCDLTNANLADLDLSNANLAGADLTGAKLSRSVLQGADLGEVQLSRADLIDANLNSSNLIKANLRDTDMLGVDLREANLSEADLSGAYLLGADLSRINLIAAKLSNAHLEGATMISADLSHADLSQTNINDAYLHLANLSNANLTGANLSGSELHIADLSNANLSEAQLNSAELNNANLLGADLSNAVFAQANLRGTNLSSNQISSANLDGAIGLGEGESASTVLDQPTILEDRD